A stretch of Aspergillus nidulans FGSC A4 chromosome VI DNA encodes these proteins:
- a CDS encoding uncharacterized protein (transcript_id=CADANIAT00009962), whose protein sequence is MCPMLLNSFQDGPTMILSPPQDHAFRQFPHQPKLEASSGVSSRASFADALNSGANPFGTSVSPSLTISNKPSRKRSRDDVNAEETPSEPASIVPVAPPAPEEEPIYGEGMTLLNPRTGLALSAESQTGTWYEEEYEKAIAAAKSSASQTNLPSQASRKSQRLDPSAPSLDDIASSRLQRQLQENDSDDNRRILNASLSRSSPFSSEEPLVDDATRLLGISWQRVRADDNDMAAAVRGWKKYIDRQFSQYLSEAEILMKNRALNAYLVSARPVTPFAGPAQLPAYYLFNDDLTHARLVASSWEACLRNLQSSPVVFEGKQILNASDKPQTQQCQNVLGTTPAETGLPLLQTLTAQPASVGLNNSVELGTGMDIDP, encoded by the coding sequence ATGTGTCCAATGCTCCTCAACTCCTTCCAAGACGGTCCGACAATGATCCTATCCCCTCCCCAGGACCACGCCTTTCGTCAATTCCCTCACCAGCCGAAGCTGGAAGCTTCATCTGGAGTCAGTTCTCGAGCGTCCTTCGCGGATGCCCTGAACTCAGGCGCGAACCCTTTTGGCACTTCGGTCTCTCCAAGCCTCACAATCAGTAACAAGCCATCTCGCAAGAGGTCGCGTGATGATGTCAATGCTGAGGAGACTCCCAGCGAGCCCGCTTCAATTGTTCCAGTCGCGCCTCCAGCGCCTGAGGAGGAGCCTATTTACGGAGAAGGCATGACCCTGCTCAACCCTCGCACTGGGCTGGCGCTCTCCGCCGAAAGCCAAACCGGGACCTGGTACGAAGAGGAGTATGAAAAGGCCATTGCCGCTGCCAAATCTTCCGCGTCGCAAACCAATCTGCCCTCTCAAGCGAGCCGCAAGTCGCAGCGTCTCGATCCCTCAGCTCCTAGCCTCGATGACATTGCCTCCTCTAGATTACAACGGCAACTTCAAGAAAATGATAGCGATGACAACCGCCGGATCCTCAACGCTTCATTATCTCGATCGAGCCCATTCTCGTCTGAAGAACCATTGGTTGACGACGCTACGCGTCTTCTTGGAATCAGTTGGCAGCGCGTTAGAGCCGATGACAATGACATGGCCGCTGCCGTGCGCGGTTGGAAGAAGTACATCGACCGCCAATTCTCGCAATACCTCTCTGAGGCCGAAATCCTCATGAAAAATCGTGCTCTCAACGCCTACCTTGTTTCTGCGCGGCCAGTAACTCCTTTCGCGGGGCCGGCTCAGTTGCCCGCATATTATCTGTTCAATGACGACCTGACTCACGCTCGGCTTGTTGCTTCATCCTGGGAGGCTTGCCTCCGCAATCTCCAATCCTCGCCAGTGGTGTTTGAGGGCAAACAGATTCTCAATGCCTCGGACAAGCCACAGACCCAGCAGTGCCAGAATGTACTGGGGACGACTCCCGCCGAAACAGGGCTCCCTCTTCTGCAAACGTTGACTGCTCAGCCGGCTAGTGTCGGACTGAACAATAGCGTGGAACTGGGGACGGGGATGGACATTGACCCATAA
- the glfB gene encoding UDP-galactofuranose transporter ugtA (transcript_id=CADANIAT00009963), whose product MSSSEEKVRTSGEVSRPEPTLPTVNPAVDKPEPPKPTFHPAVYVTSWIALSSSVILFNKHILDYAQFRFPIILTTWHLAFATFMTQVLARTTTLLDGRKTVKMTGRVYLRAIVPIGLFFSLSLICGNVTYLYLSVAFIQMLKATTPVAVLLATWGMGMAPVNLKVLTNVSVIVFGVIIASFGEIKFVFIGFLFQIAGIIFEATRLVMVQRLLSSAEYKMDPLVSLYYFAPVCAVMNGVTALFLEVPTLTMDHIYNVGVWTLLANAMVAFMLNVSVVFLIGKTSSLVMTLCGVLKDILLVVASMVIWNTPVTALQFFGYSIALIGLVYYKLGGDKIKEYTSQANRAWAEYGATHPAQRRFVIIGAALLSFFLLVGSMAPSYAPDSVANVKGMLGGASTGNA is encoded by the exons ATGAGCAGCTCCGAAGAGAAAGTAAGAACCTCCGGCGAGGTCTCTCGCCCGGAACCTACTCTGCCTACCGTCAACCCTGCCGTCGACAAGCCAGAACCCCCGAAGCCGACCTTCCACCCTGCCGTCTATGTTAC TTCCTGGATTGCCCTGAGTTCAAGTGTTATCCTGTTCAACAAGCACATCCTTGACTATGCTCAGTTCC GATTCCCTATCATCCTTACAACATGGCATCTGGCGTTCGCGACTTTCATGACGCAGGTTCTCGCTCGCACTACAACCCTCCTTGACGGCCGCAAGACCGTCAAGATGACTGGTCGTGTCTACCTCCGCGCCATTGTCCCTATCGGTCTCTTCTTCAGTCTGAGTTTGATCTGCGGTAACGTTACATACTTGTACCTAAGTGTTGCATTTATCCAAATGCTCAAG GCCACCACTCCTGTTGCTGTTCTGCTTGCCACTTGGGGTATGGGCATGGCACCCGTCAACCTCAAGGTTCTTACAAACGTCAGCGTCATTGTCTTCGGTGTCATCATCGCCTCTTTCGGTGAGATCAAGTTTGTCTTCATCGgtttcctcttccagattgCCGGTATCATCTTCGAGGCCACCCGATTGGTCATGGTGCAGCGCCTGCTCAGCTCCGCGGAGTACAAGATGGACCCTCTTGTCTCCCTTTACTATTTCGCTCCGGTCTGCGCTGTCATGAACGGTGTCACTGCTCTGTTCCTTGAGGTTCCTACCCTGACTATGGACCACATCTACAACGTCGGCGTCTGGACTCTCCTGGCCAACGCCATGGTCGCCTTCATGCTGAACGTCTCCGTTGTCTTCCTG ATCGGAaagacttcttctttggtCATGACCCTTTGCGGTGTCCTTaaggatatccttcttgTTGTCGCCTCCATGGTCATCTGGAACACTCCTGTCACCGCCCTCCAGTTCTTCGGTTACTCGATTGCCCTCATTGGTCTCGTCTACTACAAGCTCGGTGgcgacaagatcaaggaatACACCAGCCAGGCTAACCGTGCCTGGGCTGAATACGGTGCCACTCACCCCGCTCAGCGCCGCTTTGTGATCATTGGTGCTGCTCTCCTtagcttcttcttgctcgtTGGCTCCATGGCACCCAGCTACGCTCCCGATTCCGTTGCCAACGTCAAGGGCATGCTTGGCGGTGCCAGTACTGGCAATGCTTAA